The following are encoded together in the Rhizobium tumorigenes genome:
- a CDS encoding aminotransferase, with product MTDQALVNRMQLPRPEVTAADAAEIAATYYGLSGEFIELGSQQDRNFRLDTGEARYVLKICHADYATVELEAQNAALRYLRAMDGAPRVPEIIPTVGGAEIVALSISDQDLQIRLLSYVEGQGLTRRKHLPTATVAALGTLCAGLAKSLSGFDHHGLDRTLQWDLRRAGPVAVHLLSAITNHEARDRIAKAMVTAVKRIQPLATQLRVQPVHHDVTGDNVVARPDGYGNLIPDGVIDFGDIIKGWVVGDLAVTCASLLHHADGDPLFILPTVAAYHAVMPLSGVELQALWPLIVARAVILVASSEQQLAIDPDNSYVRDNIVLEREIFEVATSTNADFMDAAILRAVGIDPPPIDTSAWMPLLESIDTADILSLNLSTTSPLLDDGNWLEPDIDWRLLAKAASETGLAATRYGEFRLSLTEPLALQPPKNFALHCDVCLPAGTIVNAPFAGSIINDNQHLVLVGLDVCLHLDGIACSLEDNAEIAAGYALGTIAGNEGSVGGLRVQLCRSPALVPPLLCARHAAPAWSALCPSPSALLGPGVEAPKGSGAEKLACRMSHLAASQKHYYSNPPQIERGWREYLFDVEGRTYLDMINNVTILGHAHPRLNAAIGRQWSLLNTNSRFHYAAIADFSERLAALAPKGLDCVFLVNSGSEANDLALRLAWAYTGARNMLCLKEGYHGWSVASDAVSTSLADNPQALTTRPDWVHAAPAPNSFRGQFRGPDAGNAYVEATRPLIDAVRESGEGLAGVIAESLCGNAGGIVLPDGYLSQIYALVRDAGGVCIADEVQIGYGRLGDFFWGFEQQGVVPDIITIAKGMGNGHPLGAVITSRPIADALERQGYFFSSTGGSPVSSIVGMTVLDILEDEALQNNARVVGEHLKARMVSMIERFPLIGAVHGMGLYLGLELITDRDSLAPATMEAAVLCDRLLELGVIVQPTGDHLNVLKIKPPLCISRESAEFFLQALEKALIEASESLGWAVNH from the coding sequence ATGACCGACCAAGCGCTCGTCAACCGCATGCAATTGCCGAGGCCCGAAGTCACGGCGGCAGACGCTGCCGAAATTGCCGCGACCTATTATGGTCTCTCGGGCGAGTTCATCGAACTTGGCAGCCAGCAGGACCGGAACTTCCGGCTCGATACCGGCGAAGCGCGCTATGTGCTGAAAATTTGCCACGCGGACTATGCCACCGTCGAACTCGAAGCGCAGAATGCCGCGCTTCGCTATCTTCGCGCGATGGACGGGGCACCGCGCGTTCCGGAGATCATCCCGACAGTCGGCGGTGCCGAGATTGTCGCTTTGAGCATCAGCGACCAGGACCTCCAGATCCGGCTCCTGAGCTATGTCGAGGGCCAGGGCCTGACGCGCCGCAAGCATCTGCCGACAGCGACGGTGGCGGCTCTCGGGACGCTTTGCGCCGGACTGGCAAAGTCGCTTTCCGGTTTCGACCATCACGGGCTCGACCGTACACTGCAGTGGGATCTGCGCCGGGCCGGGCCGGTGGCGGTGCATTTGCTGTCGGCGATCACAAATCACGAGGCCCGCGACCGCATCGCCAAGGCCATGGTGACCGCAGTCAAGCGCATCCAGCCGCTGGCGACGCAATTGCGCGTGCAGCCGGTGCACCACGACGTGACCGGCGACAATGTGGTGGCGCGGCCGGATGGTTATGGCAATCTCATTCCCGATGGCGTGATCGACTTCGGCGACATCATCAAGGGCTGGGTGGTCGGCGACCTCGCCGTGACATGCGCCTCGCTTCTGCATCATGCGGATGGCGATCCCCTGTTTATCCTGCCGACGGTTGCGGCCTACCATGCCGTGATGCCGCTAAGTGGGGTCGAGTTGCAAGCTCTGTGGCCGCTGATCGTCGCGCGCGCCGTGATCCTTGTGGCGAGCAGCGAGCAGCAGCTGGCGATCGATCCCGACAATAGTTATGTCCGTGACAACATCGTCCTCGAGCGCGAGATCTTCGAGGTCGCGACGTCCACCAATGCCGATTTCATGGACGCTGCCATTCTGAGGGCAGTCGGCATCGATCCGCCGCCGATCGACACCTCGGCGTGGATGCCGCTGCTTGAAAGCATTGACACCGCGGATATTCTTTCGCTCAACCTGTCGACAACGAGCCCGCTGCTGGACGATGGCAATTGGCTGGAGCCTGATATCGATTGGCGACTGCTGGCGAAGGCAGCCAGCGAGACGGGATTGGCAGCGACGCGGTACGGAGAGTTCCGCCTGTCGCTGACAGAGCCACTTGCCCTGCAGCCGCCAAAGAATTTTGCCCTGCACTGCGACGTCTGCCTGCCCGCCGGCACCATCGTCAACGCACCCTTTGCCGGCAGCATCATCAACGACAACCAGCATCTGGTGCTGGTAGGACTGGATGTCTGCCTGCACCTCGACGGCATCGCCTGCAGCCTGGAAGACAATGCCGAGATTGCTGCCGGCTATGCGCTCGGAACGATAGCCGGCAACGAGGGCTCGGTCGGCGGGTTGCGGGTGCAGCTTTGCCGCAGTCCGGCGCTGGTGCCGCCGCTGCTGTGTGCCCGCCATGCGGCCCCGGCCTGGTCGGCGCTTTGCCCGTCACCGTCTGCGTTGCTCGGGCCTGGGGTTGAAGCCCCCAAGGGAAGCGGCGCCGAAAAGCTGGCCTGTCGGATGAGCCATCTGGCGGCCTCACAGAAACACTATTACTCAAACCCGCCGCAGATCGAGCGCGGCTGGCGCGAATATCTCTTCGATGTCGAAGGACGCACCTATCTCGACATGATCAACAACGTCACGATCCTCGGTCATGCCCATCCGCGTCTCAACGCGGCGATTGGCCGGCAATGGTCGCTGCTTAATACCAACTCGCGTTTTCACTATGCGGCAATCGCGGATTTCTCGGAGCGGCTGGCCGCACTTGCGCCGAAGGGCCTCGACTGCGTGTTCCTGGTCAACAGCGGTTCGGAAGCGAACGACCTCGCTTTGCGGCTTGCCTGGGCCTATACCGGCGCCCGCAACATGCTCTGCCTGAAGGAGGGCTATCATGGCTGGTCGGTCGCCAGCGACGCGGTCTCGACTTCGCTTGCCGATAACCCGCAGGCCCTGACAACGCGGCCAGACTGGGTGCATGCAGCCCCGGCGCCGAACAGCTTTCGCGGGCAGTTTCGCGGACCGGACGCCGGCAACGCCTATGTCGAAGCAACGAGGCCATTGATCGATGCCGTCCGTGAAAGTGGCGAGGGCCTGGCTGGCGTTATTGCAGAATCACTCTGCGGCAATGCCGGCGGAATCGTGCTGCCCGACGGCTACCTCAGCCAGATCTATGCGCTCGTGCGCGACGCTGGCGGCGTCTGCATCGCCGACGAGGTGCAGATCGGCTATGGCCGGCTCGGGGATTTTTTCTGGGGGTTCGAACAGCAGGGCGTGGTCCCCGATATCATTACGATTGCCAAGGGCATGGGCAACGGCCACCCTCTCGGTGCTGTCATCACCAGCAGGCCGATTGCCGATGCGCTGGAACGGCAAGGCTATTTCTTCTCCTCGACAGGTGGAAGTCCGGTTAGTTCGATCGTCGGCATGACGGTGCTCGACATCCTGGAGGACGAGGCGCTGCAGAACAATGCTCGAGTTGTCGGTGAACATCTGAAGGCCCGGATGGTGTCGATGATCGAGCGCTTTCCCCTGATCGGGGCGGTACATGGCATGGGGCTCTATCTAGGCCTGGAACTGATCACTGACCG